The Asterias amurensis chromosome 21, ASM3211899v1 genome has a segment encoding these proteins:
- the LOC139953106 gene encoding follistatin-related protein 5-like, protein MMREISVCLVLVLAVVCMVDARPKTHKRRHHGEGDAEEGVTPCTYMVCPKGSECTFNSSLGDPFCICMRECKPHQRPVCGSDGVVYDNHCELHRAACIHKKHIAVVRDALCVKPTQELIGGQPEVYEEKPEVEHEVKSSAPVVENDPEVDEVNPEVDEEEDEQIVDEEEPEIEEEKPVVHEEKPEDVEDDSKEETDEPIVEEEPTVSNCSPDDLIDFKSNILDHYRIQFNNPTDDSSQPELDKKFLVSLMTNHFDTTRDSLLTRDEISSVIARDNVSGLSSKCSLLDILSFFDKNADQKLDPYEMYDAFDVQTVTIAENLRQMLKVANAGDNIVLVCGIDVEDKSHVIWQRNGVDLVDIPLLDGMKTYDDGTLYFLKLTLMHMGTYTCYVEGYKSVKQTYTLQVQVPPTVHTCPSARFQSLGKVGRIQCYAQGVPEPDKTWSKNGVPVVERPGLRLEGQNTTVRIENLDYPDTGKYICTANNEAGTVQSVSSVFIQENARALDHGPLHVYYFFHANGIRVVEPDSCGFKLNVPTNHVLPKPHGVLCPMTPSGDTACSWGDAVNVNNQYIYVTQPMNNRIIMIDIRTQQIIEVIRTDAVPVSLHYIEHHDTLWVVCWRSTDADEGTRSIQVIKYASQGETHAPIHTTPIGHHFDVIKGLFIPQVQIVNQGDYKFGYVIHNHQMAITKINLDTTTLSSTIVLTQYECYPESVAFLATGGYVIVNCAKDEFQQSKQLILDYMTDIVLNVNDGIRGTPYVSPDGRYVISADNQHGLVYIQKVTTSGKVKTLFEVSTNLGVSDVGFFPSKTDTHTYDILVTSRDRPDVLFVDLETSKVKMIPGVFHPISGKSWPWNEHNRHIVNSGVFGSHVATPGADHVVLIDGNKKSVKCDIDDVSQSNVMLWVGDCY, encoded by the exons TTACTCCTTGCACCTACATGGTGTGCCCAAAGGGAAGCGAGTGCACCTTTAACTCCAGCCTTGGCGACCCATTTTGCATATGCATGAGGGAATGCAAACCGCATCAACGCCCTGTCTGCGGCTCAGACGGGGTTGTCTACGACAACCACTGCGAGCTCCACCGTGCAGCGTGCATCCACAAGAAGCACATAGCCGTGGTGAGAGACGCACTGTGCGTCAAGCCGACCCAGGAACTCATCggaggtcaaccggaagtgtacGAGGAGAAACCGGAAGTAGAGCATGAGGTCAAATCATCGGCACCGGTGGTCGAGAATGACCCGGAAGTAGATGAGGTGAACCCGGAAGTAGATGAGGAGGAGGATGAGCAAATTGTGGATGAGGAGGAACCGGAAATAGAGGAGGAGAAACCGGTGGTTCATGAGGAGAAACCGGAGGATGTTGAAGATGATTCGAAGGAAGAGACCGATGAGCCAATTGTCGAAG AAGAACCGACTGTATCGAATTGCTCACCTGACGATCTTATCGATTTTAAATCGAACATTCTGGATCATTACCGTATCCAGTTCAACAACCCAACTGACGATTCCTCACAACCCGAGT TGGACAAGAAATTCCTGGTGAGCTTGATGACGAACCACTTCGATACAACACGTGACAGTCTCCTCACGAGGGACGAGATTTCCTCCGTGATTGCGCGAGATAACGTCAGTGGGCTCTCCTCTAAGTGCTCCCTCTTGGACATTTTGAGCTTCTTCGACAAAAACGCCGACCAGAAGCTGGATCCTTATGAGATGTATGACGCATTCG ATGTTCAGACGGTAACCATTGCTGAGAATCTTCGCCAGATGCTTAAGGTAGCCAATGCTGGGGATAACATCGTCTTGGTCTGTGGTATCGACGTAGAAGATAAATCACATGTTATCTGGCAACGCAATGGAGTGGATCTCGTTGATATCCCGCTATTGGATGGAATGAAG ACATACGACGATGGGACACTGTACTTTCTGAAGCTAACGCTGATGCACATGGGGACGTACACGTGCTATGTTGAAGGCTACAAGTCCGTCAAACAAACGTACACCCTTCAAGTTCAAG TTCCCCCGACGGTTCACACCTGCCCGAGTGCCAGGTTCCAGTCCTTGGGTAAAGTTGGCAGGATCCAGTGTTACGCCCAAGGAGTACCCGAACCAGATAAGACATGGAGTAAGAATGGAGTCCCAGTGGTAGAAAGACCAGGACTGCGTCTTGAAG GTCAAAACACCACAGTGCGTATTGAGAATCTTGACTACCCAGACACCGGCAAGTATATCTGCACAGCAAACAACGAGGCGGGAACCGTACAGTCTGTCTCCTCAGTCTTCATTCAGGAGAATGCCAGAG CTCTGGACCATGGACCCCTTCATGTCTATTACTTCTTCCACGCAAACGGCATCCGAGTCGTGGAACCAGACTCTTGTGGATTCAAACTGAACGTTCCGACCAATCACGTCTTGCCTAAGCCCCACGGTGTCCTCTGTCCGATGACGCCCTCTGGCGACACAGCCTGCTCATGGGGTGACGCAGTCAACGTTAACAATCAGTACATCTACGTCACACAACCCATGAATAATCGAATCATCATGATCGATATCAGAACCCAACAGATTATCGAG GTGATCCGCACAGACGCCGTTCCAGTGTCTCTTCATTACATCGAGCACCATGACACACTATGGGTCGTATGTTGGCGATCTACGGATGCCGACGAAGGCACGCGATCTATACAAGTCATCAAGTACGCCAGTCAGGGTGAGACCCATGCCCCAATCCACACCACGCCCATCGGACACCACTTCGACGTCATCAAGGGACTGTTCATCCCCCAAGTTCAGATCGTCAATCAGGGAGATTACAAGTTTGGTTACGTAATCCACAACCATCAAATGGCGATCACGAAGATCAACCTGGACACGACGACTCTTTCATCCACGATCGTTTTGACCCAGTACGAATGCTACCCGGAATCCGTGGCCTTCTTGGCGACCGGCGGTTACGTCATCGTCAACTGCGCAAAGGACGAGTTCCAGCAGTCTAAGCAGCTCATCCTCGACTACATGACCGACATCGTCCTGAATGTTAACGATGGCATTCGCGGGACACCGTACGTGTCTCCCGACGGTCGTTACGTCATTAGTGCCGACAACCAACACGGTCTCGTGTACATCCAGAAGGTCACAACATCCGGTAAGGTCAAGACCCTCTTTGAGGTCAGCACCAATCTTGGGGTCAGCGACGTCGGATTCTTCCCCAGCAAGACCGACACTCACACCTACGATATCCTGGTGACGTCACGTGACCGCCCAGACGTCCTCTTCGTTGACTTGGAGACCAGTAAGGTCAAGATGATCCCGGGCGTCTTTCATCCAATCAGCGGCAAGAGCTGGCCCTGGAACGAGCACAACCGGCACATCGTCAACAGTGGCGTGTTTGGGTCACACGTAGCCACGCCCGGTGCTGATCACGTGGTACTGATTGACGGCAACAAGAAATCGGTCAAGTGCGACATCGACGACGTCAGCCAGAGCAACGTCATGCTGTGGGTCGGAGATTGCTACTAA